One genomic region from Epinephelus fuscoguttatus linkage group LG6, E.fuscoguttatus.final_Chr_v1 encodes:
- the pcna gene encoding proliferating cell nuclear antigen produces MFEARLVQGSILKKVLEALKDLITEACWDVSSSGISLQSMDSSHVSLVQLTLRHDGFDSYRCDRNLAMGVNLSSMSKILKCAGNEDIITLRAEDNADTLALVFETLNQEKVSDYEMKLMDLDVEQLGIPEQEYSCVVKMPSGEFARICRDLSQIGDAVMISCAKDGVKFSASGELGTGNVKLSQTSNVDKEDEAVTIEMNEPVQLIFALNYLNFFTKATPLSKTVTLSMSADIPLVVEYKIADMGHVKYYLAPKIDEEAS; encoded by the exons ATGTTTGAGGCTCGCCTGGTCCAGGGATCCATCCTGAAGAAGGTCTTGGAGGCTCTGAAGGACCTGATCACAGAAGCCTGCTGGGACGTGAGCTCGTCCGGGATCTCGCTGCAGAGCATGGACTCGTCTCACGTCTCCCTGGTGCAGCTCACCCTCAGGCACGACGGCTTCGACTCGTACCGCTGCGACAGAAACCTCGCCATGGGAGTCAACCTCAGCAG CATGTCAAAAATCCTGAAGTGTGCAGGAAATGAAGACATCATCACCCTCAGAGCAGAAGACAACGCAGACACACTCGCTCTTGTGTTCGAGACGCTCA ACCAGGAGAAAGTCTCAGACTATGAGATGAAGCTCATGGACCTGGACGTGGAGCAGCTCGGTATTCCA GAGCAGGAGTACAGCTGTGTGGTGAAGATGCCCTCTGGGGAGTTTGCCCGTATCTGCCGTGACCTGTCCCAGATCGGTGATGCCGTCATGATCTCCTGCGCCAAGGACGGAGTCAAGTTCTCCGCCTCAGGAGAGCTGGGCACAGGGAACGTCAAGCTGTCCCAGACCAGCAACGTAGACAAAGAGGACGAGGCG GTTACTATTGAGATGAATGAACCCGTCCAGCTGATCTTTGCCCTCAACTACCTGAACTTCTTCACCAAGGCGACGCCACTGTCCAAGACCGTCACCCTCAGCATGTCCGCTGATATTCCCCTCG